In a single window of the Cupriavidus sp. P-10 genome:
- a CDS encoding Bug family tripartite tricarboxylate transporter substrate binding protein: MHKDKRGRRAWLAAMAAGAGCALALWGGAALAAYPDRPLKLVVPYTPGGSTDQFGRALADGMSRQLGQTVVVENRPGAATMIGTNSVARAPADGYTMVLATNGSMVLNPMLYKKITYDPPKDFKIFTIGAEAPLVVVTNTQVPANNIKEFAAYAKTSGGKLNYASVGLGNALQLATEMLKTELGINVTHVPYNGSAPALAALLANDVQLMVDVVSTSLPHIKAGKLKALAVTGRTRLEVLPNVPTVAESGYPNFQAATWFGLAVPAQTPPDAVARLQAAAAHVLKDPQFRATFSALGLIVQPPRTQAEIDRYIEADREHWGKVIRANNISLD, translated from the coding sequence ATGCACAAGGACAAAAGAGGACGGCGGGCCTGGCTCGCCGCGATGGCAGCCGGCGCCGGATGCGCGCTGGCATTGTGGGGCGGCGCCGCGCTGGCCGCCTATCCGGACCGGCCGCTCAAGCTGGTGGTGCCGTACACGCCGGGCGGCTCGACCGACCAGTTCGGGCGCGCGCTGGCCGACGGCATGTCGCGCCAGCTTGGCCAGACCGTGGTGGTGGAAAACCGCCCCGGCGCCGCCACCATGATCGGCACCAACAGCGTGGCCCGTGCGCCCGCCGACGGCTACACCATGGTGCTGGCCACCAACGGCAGCATGGTGCTGAACCCGATGCTGTACAAGAAGATCACCTACGATCCGCCCAAGGACTTCAAGATCTTCACGATTGGCGCGGAGGCGCCGCTGGTGGTGGTGACCAACACCCAGGTGCCGGCCAACAACATCAAGGAGTTCGCGGCCTACGCCAAGACCTCAGGCGGCAAGCTCAACTATGCATCGGTGGGGCTGGGCAATGCGCTGCAGCTTGCCACCGAGATGCTCAAGACCGAGCTGGGCATCAACGTCACGCACGTGCCATACAACGGCAGCGCGCCTGCGCTGGCGGCGCTGCTGGCCAATGATGTGCAGCTGATGGTCGATGTGGTCAGCACCTCGCTGCCGCATATCAAGGCTGGCAAGCTCAAGGCGCTGGCGGTGACCGGCCGCACCCGGCTGGAGGTGCTGCCCAACGTGCCGACGGTGGCTGAGAGCGGCTATCCCAATTTCCAGGCGGCGACGTGGTTCGGGCTGGCGGTGCCGGCGCAGACGCCGCCTGATGCTGTCGCCAGGCTGCAGGCCGCCGCTGCGCACGTGCTGAAGGACCCGCAGTTCCGCGCGACCTTCAGCGCGCTCGGGCTGATCGTGCAGCCGCCGCGCACGCAGGCGGAGATCGACCGGTATATCGAGGCGGACCGCGAGCATTGGGGGAAGGTGATCCGGGCGAATAATATTTCGCTGGATTGA